The genomic DNA CATTCTAGGGGGCAGTGTCCCAGCGATCGATGCCCCATCCGATGCCCCATCCTATGGTTTTGCTATGTCGATTAAAAATTTGACCTCATTTGGTTTACTCATCTTTATCCCCATTTCGATCGCCGCTGAGAAGCTGGAATGGGGTGCCTTAGTCGTCTTCATCACGGCTGCTATTGCGATCGTGCCGCTGGCAATCTGGCTCAGTACGGCAACCGAAGAAGTGGCGGTGGTGTCTGGTCCCTCGATCGGCGGACTGCTAAATGCCGTCTTTGGCAACGCAACCGAGCTGATTATTGCCCTGGTTGCCCTGAAGGAAGGCTTGGTTGATATCGTGAAAGCCAGCATTACCGGGACGATTATCAGTAACCTGCTGCTGGTGATGGGACTCTCGATGCTGCTGGGCGGACTGCGTTACAAAGAACAGGAATTTAAGCCGATCGTGGCACGGGTGAACGGCTCCACAATGACCCTGGCAGTGACGGCGATCGTGCTTCCGGCAACGGTGATTTCCACCTCGCAGGGGGTTGCACCCCAGGCAATCAGTCAATTATCCGCAACGGTGGCGATCGTCCTGATTGCGGTCTATGCCCTGACCCTGCTGTTTTCCCTCAAAACCCACAGCTATCTGTACGAAGTGGGATTGGTGGAACTGGAAGCAGGCGAATCGGGAGAACATCAGGAAAAGCCCAACCTGGTGCTGTGGATTGGGGTACTGCTGGTCGCGACGATCGGGGTTGCCTTTGAGTCTGAGATTTTTGTGGGTGCGGTCGAAGAAGCCACTGCCGGACTGGGTCTGACTCCCCTCTTTACAGGTGTCATTTTGCTGCCGCTGGTGGGGGGTGCCGCTGAATACGTGACGGCTGTACGGGTAGCCATGAAAAACAATATGGATCTGTCCGTTTCCGTGGCGATGGGATCGAGCCTGCTGGTTGCCCTGCTGGTCGCGCCGCTTCTCGTCCTGGTGGGTCAAGCGATCGGACAGCCGATGGATCTGAACTTCAATTTGTTTGAAGTTGTTGCCGTCACGATCGCCGTTATTATTGCCAACCTGATCAGCCTCGACGGGCGATCGAACTGGCTGGAGGGTGTTCTCCTACTGGCAACCTACACCGTTCTGGGAGCCGCTTTCTACTTCCATCCGCCGATCGGGCTTGCGGTCAATTAAGGGTCAACCGCGATCGAGCTTCAGCTCATACACATTCCAGAGCGAGCCGCCTAGCGCCGAAAACTGAACGCCTTCAATGTCATTTCGCACCGCAGAGAGGGCAAGCGGGTTCACCAGATAAATCATTGGCACGTACTGCTGGGTGAGCTTCTGGATTTCGTTGTAGATTTCCTTGCGTCTCTCTTCGTTGAGTTCCTGGCTGCCCCTCACATAAAGCCGTCCGATTTCCGCTTCCCAGTCGGCGATGACCCGTCCTTCGATCGGTGTTTGTCCTTCGCTGGAATTCTGGTTAAACAGGTGAAGCTGTCCTTCTGGCGACCAGACATTTCGACCCCCATCCGGCTCGGTTCCGGCACCGCCCAAGCCCATAATCATCGTCTCCCAGTCCAGACTATCGGACATCTGACGAACCAGGGTATTAAAGGCGACGGGCTGAAAATCTACCTGAATGCCAATCCTTGCCAGGTTTTGCTTGATCTGGGAACCGCTGGCTTCCCGGATTTTGTTGCCTGCGTTTGTGCTCATGGTGAACCGTACCCGATTCCCGTCTGCATCCAGAAGCTGTCCCTGGGCATTGTACTTAAATCCAGCCTTTTGCAGCAGCGCCTTTGCCTGCTCAATGTTGTACTCGTAGGTGGGCAAGCCCTTTTCGGGCGGCAGGTAGAAAGGACTCTGAATGTTAATCGGTGAATTTTGCGGCACGCCCAACCCCTGATAGATGTTGTTGATCATCGTGGGGCGATCGATCGCGTGAGCCACTGCCTGTCGGAACTCCAGCGAGTTAAACCAGCGGGACTTAATCGGATCGACCAGGGGTTTGCCGTTGCGGGTGCCCTGATTCAGGTTAAACGCCATAAACAGCGAGGTGAGGGCAGGACCGCCGTTATAAATCGTGAAGTTCCCCCGGTCTTCCTCTCGCTTAATCAGGCGAAAATAGTCCGGCGTCACGCCTGCTACGTCTAAGCCACGCGATCGAAACTGGGTCAACTGGGCATCGGTGGATTCGACAATCTGGATCACGAACTGATCGATGTAGGGCTGCGGGTTGCCCTGGGCATCTTTACGCCAGTAGTTGGGATTGCGATCGAAGATAATCCGCTCACCCACGCGATAGCTGCTAATTTTGTAGGGACCGCTGCCCACCAGTTCCTTCGGATCGGTATCGGTGCCCCAGGTAGAGAGGAATTGGGGATTCCCATTGCCGTCCAGGGTGGTCACGGACTTTTCTAGAGCGTGCTTCGGCAGAATTGGAATACCGCCTGCAAACCGCAGAATCGGGGCAAAGGGTTCCGGGACGGTAAAACGAACGCGGCGATCGTCCACCTTTTCCACTGTGGGGAAGATACCCTGTTCCCCGACCCGCAGAATATCGGCTTCGCTGCTGGGAATTTTGGGATTAAACAGCAAATCGTTAAAGGTAAACAGCACATCGTCTACGGTCAGCGGCGCACCGTCCGACCACTTCAGACCTTCCCGCATCAGAAAGGTAATTTGCTTCTGGTCAGGCGAAATCTCCCAGGACTCTGCAAATCCCGGCTCCAGGTCTCCCGTCAGACCGTTGGAGGACAGCAGGCTATCGTAGGTCAGCCCAAAAATGCTGGTGACTTCCTGGCTCGTCACCGGGTTAAAGGTCTTTGGTTCGCTCAGCTCACTGATGACCAGTCGGGGGGTACTTGCCGCCTGAGATCGCATTCTCGCCGGATTACAGGACGATAAGCCGATCGCCGTTAGCATGACCGCCAGTCCAATCGCCGCTCCCCGCTGCCAGAAGCGAGAAATTCGAGCCGACCCGATCGTCCGGTGAACAGCTTGAATCCCCTTTCGCACAAGATTCCCGATGACCTTCCGCATAACATTGCCCCATTCTGTCTCTCGATCATAGAAGATCCGGCGAAACAGATAGGCAATTTTTCGCATCTTGGAATCTATTTAGGAGGATGGATTAAGAGGATGGAAACGCCCTGAAGAATTAAGCTCCCAGCCAGAACATCCCAGACTCGATCGGATACCCGACTGCCTTCCACGCAGGCAAACCGCCCTGAAGCTCAGCCACATTAAAATAGCCCGCATTTCTGAGAGCTGCTGCTGCTGCTGCCGCTTCCTCGTCCATGTCGCTGTAAACGTAAATGTCCCGCGTCAGTTCCAGGCTCATTAATGCCCGATCGACTAATTCCTCCAGCGGCATATTGATTGCGCCGAGCAAATGGCTAAGTTGAAACGCCGATCGATCACGAACATCAATGATCGTTAGAGCAGGTTTTCCCCAATCCAGACGCGCTTTCAAGTCATACACACGCGATTTTGCCCGTAGCGGAGGTGGGGTCGGAATAATCCCGAAGAATAAATTCATAGCCGGAGTGGGGTAAGGAGCGAGGTTTTCTGCACTGTAACAATTCTTCTTAATCTCTGCAAATTTTTGTGTAAAAAGCTTTACTAAAGGTACGGCTTATGATGAGAATCACAAATTTTATGAAGAGAGAAGACTTGCCCCTGCCGAAGACAGGTTCCTGCTGAAGACTTGTGCCTGCTAATGTACGCCTGTTGGTCTAGGCTGCGATCGCGTCTGGAATCACTCTGCTAAATCACTTTTATTCTTGCCACTTCCCCTCAGCCCACCATCCTGCCAATGACAGATCTGCGAACAGGGGCGGAAGCTCAAGGGGTGCGGCTGTCGAGGGATGCGGCTGAAAGCTATGAACGGCAGAAACGTTAAAGGGCAGGCAAAACGCCCACCCCACGAGAATCACGGCTAATGCAATGTCTGAGGAAAAAGGTTGAAGGAATAGGGTTGAAGAAAAATTTGAATAAAAACCAGATTGGGCTACAGCTTTAGCTGAATTCCGCTATCGGTTGTCATCTTTTCTGTCAGAACTGCCGTTCCGCTCAGCGATGTATCGGATGCAATAGCAGGTGCGATTGACGGGTTAGAGGGGTAGCGATTGCCGTCATACTGCAAGTGAGCATAGTGGGGAGTCACGCCGCCCCCTTCCACATAAATCATTAAATCCTTCCAGCCTGCGGTTTTCTCCTCAGCAACAACGACTGGCGGATTGACCAGCGTCATCCGAGAAACTAGCTCGTAGCTTTCGCGGGCAGGCTCCAGAATCAGCATCGTGCAGCCCCCCGACCCGCAGGTAAACGAACCTGTCAGGTAAACCAGCGCTTCTGAGGTGCCATCGTCGTTCAGGTCAACCCGGCTGTAGGTATAGCGAGTGGATGCTAGTAAGGATTTGTCGCCGCTGCGGTCTGCCAGAATATTGACGATCGCCTCTTCCAGGGCGGGATCGGCGGCACCAGCAGAACCGTACTGAATCTCACCCAGGCGAACCCCTTCGGGAACGGGCAGCGACGAATCGGGATTAACGGCAACTTCGTCCGGTTGGACGGCAGTCCCTTCGTCTGGCTTGCTGGGAGTCTCTACGATCGGCTTAGAGGGAACCTCCGGTGGCGTGATGGGCTTGCTGGGCGTCTCTGCGATCGGCTTGGGGATATCGGAGGAGGTAATTGGGCTGGGGGATGCTAGCGGGCTGGGGGAGGGCTGAACGGTCGGCTCGGTCGTCCGGGTGGTTGAAGAAACCGTCGTTTGGCGGGACTGGCAGGCAGTCAGGGATGTGGCGACAAGGACAGCGGCAATCAGCGGGGTGAAGCGGTTTGTCCGACGAGATGATCTGCCGGAGGCAGTTGCGCGAAGCGATCGAGGGACGGAAAGCGAAGCGGCAGAACGTAGCATAGCCGTTTTCTCAGCAGTGTTTTGGGTTGGTCATTTAGACTGAACGCGAGGAAAAAAGTTTCTGAAAGTCTATAGACCTCCTGCATGAATGGTGGAGAGTGTGCCAGTTGGGGCAAGAGGCTTGCAAAAACGGAGTGAGCATGGCAGAAGTAAGTTCAAGGAGGAATAGCCATGCCCTACCGAGAACTGGAACGCCTGAGTGCCGGAGAATTCAAGCGATTGTGCGGCGTAAGCCGTCAGACTTTCGACGAAATGGTCGAGGAGTTGCGTCCCCACCTGGAACGCCAGGGCAAGCGAGGCGGACAAAACAAGCTGAGTGTAGAAGACCAACTGCTGGTGGCATTGGAATATTGGCGGGAGTATCGCACCCAATTTCACATCGGCACGAGTTGGGGGATGCATGAAACGACAGTAGGGCGCATCATCAGGAAAGTCGAAGACATCCTCGTCAAATGCGGCAAGTTTCGCTTACCGAGCCAGCGGCAGTTGTACCAACCGGGCTGGGAATGGAAGGTGCTGCTGGTGGATGTGGGCGAGGTCGAAATCGAACGCCCGAAAAAAAACAGAAACGCTACTACAGTGGCAAGCAAAAATGCCATACGCTGAAGGCGCAACTGCTGGTGGATTTTGACACGGGGCAAGTGATTGCCACCGCCACTGACAAAGGCAAGACCCATGACTTCAAACTGCTCAAGCGCAGCCGTTTACCCTTTGTTTCATCGCAGTTATGTTTAGCCGACCGAGGGTATCAGGGGTTTGCCAAGCGTCACGCGGGGGCTTGTACGCCCACCAAGAAGCCGCGCAAGCAGCCATTAGCTCCAGACGAAAAGCAGCATAATCGGGCATTAGCCAAACTGCGGGTGCGAGTCGAGCATGTGATTCGTCGCTTCAAGGTGTTTCGCATCTTCTCAGGACGCTACCGCAATCGAAGGCGGCGATTTGGCTTGCGCTTGAACTTGATTGCGGGACTGCTCAACTACGAACTGGCACATCCCTCCTGATTCGTGCAGGAGGTCTTATGGTTCGGTGAGGTCTATGGTGTGGCAGGACAGAGAATTTGATCGCCCCCCAGCTGAATTTGGTCAGGTGCGATCGGACGATCCGCTGTGCAAATTGCCGATTGCAGCGAACTGGTTCTCAGGAATTGATTGGCGGGCAAAACGATCTCGGTGGGGGGTGCGTAAACGATGCCGCTAAAGCTCTTGAGTCCGGAGCGACTGGGAATTGCTGTGACGATCGATCGATCCGGCTGTACCTGGGCAAATTCATAGCGGTAACGGTCGTTTTGTCCCCCCGAAAGCTGAAGCTGATCGAACGAGGTTGCAAACTGCTGATTCTCCAGCCAGTAGACTTGCTGACTGCGGTTAATTGCCTCGACTGTGGTTTTCGCCTGCAACTCAAGGAGTATGTTCGTTTGCTTTTCCTGAGCTGCCATAAAAATGAAATAGCCAGACGCCAGAAAGCCGATCGCTACATAAAAGGGACTGGCAAGGCAAATGCCCACAATACAAAGAATCTTGGCGGTTTCGGAGGCAGATTTTGCCCCTTCGTAATCCTGTTGCTGATACAGCGGTTGCACGCGTTTGGCAAAGAGGAGAGCCGCGATGCCCAGCGGCAGAAATGCCAGTACCGTCGTTAGCAGGGCAAGGGCAAAATAGGGGCGAGGGCAGGTCTCGTTTGGGCTTTCCTGGGCGGAATCATGGGCAGGAAGCTTCGCACCATTGGCAGGGGAAGGGCTGATCTCAGCAGAATCGCTGACCGGAAAACCGCTGAACGGCGAGACATTCCCAGAGGGCGCAAGCAGAACGGTCTTTGTCCAGGTGACTGCGCTGGCATTTGTCTGTTTGGCGTAGATTTCCAAACGATCGATCTGGGGAATGGCGAGTCTGGTCAGTCCAGTCTGGAGGGATTTTGCGAGTAATGGCGGCGGAACCTCTGTGCCCTCCAGCAAAACTTTGAAGCAGCGATCGTGCCGGGCAATTTTGGCTGTTACCTGGTGTGTCTGGAGAAACTGATTCAGCAGACGGGTCAGTGCATCCAGATCTCCCTGCTTTGACAGTTCTATCAGGTTGGGTTGGGTTTTGGGCTGAGTTTTGGGCTGAATTTCTTTTGACTGCGCCATTGCCAGCCCTACAGGTCTTGGGAGGGTCGCTCAGTTGAGGTTCTGGGCGGTTCTGCGGGCGGTGCCGCTTCAGCCAGGTCGGTCACAAATTCTGCCCCAGGCAGATCAGCAACAAATTCTGCCTCAGGCAGATCAGCAACAAATTCTGCCTCAGACAGGTCAGCAACAAACTCCGAGCCAGGAGCGAAATTTTCCGTCAGAGGCGTTTGTCCCACAGGCTCCGCTTTTACCCGTTTAATCGGCAGATTCGCAATCAAAACGGTCGTCCGCTGATCGTTCTCCAGCGCAAACTCCGACTCGCCCGGCTCGATTTCCACATACCGCGAAACAACCTCCAGAATTTCCTCCCGCATTTTTTCTACCATTGCCGGAGACAAATCAATTCGATCATGCGCCAGAACCAACTGGAGCCGCTTGCGGGCGGTATCCCGGCTACTTTTGTCGGTAGTGCTGCGCGGAAAGATGCGATCGAGGATTTGCTGAAGCATGGGACAAATAGCGCGTAGCTTGGTGAGGATAATACAGGTGATGACGACAGTGGCGATCGAGTAAGCAGGAACTCTATTTCCAGGAATCTATTTCCGGGAAGGACGGAACATTCTCAGAATCCGGGACAGCAGATCTTCCTGGGGAACCGTCAGATCCAGGAAAGGAACTTCTTCTCCGTCCAGGCGGCGCACAATATTGGCGTAGGCAGCTGCCGCAAGCGAGGGGGTATCGGACAAAACCAGCGGTTCGCCCCGGTTGGTGGAAACAATGACCTTTTCGTCGTCAGGAACAACGCCAATCAGCGGAATTGCCAGAATTTCCTGAACATCTTTAACCGACATCATCATATCCTGCTCCACCATTGCAGGTCGGATGCGGTTGACGATCAGGTGCATCTTCTTAATGTCATTTGCTTCCAGCAGACCCACAACCCGATCGGCATCTCGTACCGCAGCCACTTCTGGCGTTGTCACGACAATGGCTTCCTTCGCAGCGGCGATCGCGTTCAAAAAGCCCATTTCGATTCCAGCAGGGCTATCAATAATGATGTAGTTAAAAACTTTTGCCAGGGCGCCCACCAGCTTTTTCATCTGCTCCGGCGTCACGGATTCCTTGGTGCGATTTTGTGCCGCAGGCAGTAACGCCAGGTTGGGCTGACGCTTATCCTTCACCAGTGCCTGATCCAGCCGACATTCTCCGGCAAGCACCTCGATCGCCGTAAACACGATGCGGTTTTCCAGTCCCAGCAGCAAATCCAGATTCCGCAGACCAAAATCGGCGTCGATAACGACAACCTTGTGTCCTCGCTGGGCGAGCGCCATGCCAAGATTGGCAGTGCAAGTGGTCTTGCCAACGCCTCCCTTACCCGATGTCATGACAATGATTCGACTCATAGGATCTGAACGTGCGTGAGACTGCTGATGTTTAGGCTTGTAATACGATGAACGGTTCGGCGATCGTTATTAAAAAATTACCCCAGTTAGGGAGTGATTTTGCAGGAATGATAGAGCGATCGCTGTTTTTCTAATCTGCTTTTTTCAGGCAACATTTTTTCGAGGCAATATTGCAGATCGTGCTTTCAATCTTTGCCCCTTTCTCGGAATCGCCGAAACCCGATGCACTCAGGGAAAGAAGCGAATTGAAAAATCACTGTGCAAATGGAAAAAACAGCGCAATCTTGCTGCAATACCTCATTCTAAGTTTTGTGCTGCGGAATCGAACAAAAAACTTAGAGTTTACGGTAAAGAGTTTTGCGATCGGGCTGCTGAGATACCAGAAGATTAGACCTCCTGCATGAATGGTGGAGAGTGTGCCAGTTGGGGCAAGAGGCTTGCAAAAACGGAGTGAGCATGGCAGAAGTAAGTTCAAGGAGGAATAGCCATGCCCTACCGAGAACTGGAACGCCTGAGTGCCGGAGAATTCAAGCGATTGTGCGGCGTAAGCCGTCAGACTTTCGACGAAATGGTCGAGGAGTTGCGTCCCCACCTGGAACGCCAGGGCAAGCGAGGCGGACAAAACAAGCTGAGTGTAGAAGACCAACTGCTGGTGGCATTGGAATATTGGCGGGAGTATCGCACCCAATTTCACATCGGCACGAGTTGGGGGATGCATGAAACGACAGTAGGGCGCATCATCAGGAAAGTCGAAGACATCCTCGTCAAATGCGGCAAGTTTCGCTTACCGAGCCAGCGGCAGTTGTACCAACCGGGCTGGGAATGGAAGGTGCTGCTGGTGGATGTGGGCGAGGTCGAAATCGAACGCCCGAAAAAAAACAGAAACGCTACTACAGTGGCAAGCAAAAATGCCATACGCTGAAGGCGCAACTGCTGGTGGATTTTGACACGGGGCAAGTGATTGCCACCGCCACTGACAAAGGCAAGACCCATGACTTCAAACTGCTCAAGCGCAGCCGTTTACCCTTTGTTTCATCGCAGTTATGTTTAGCCGACCGAGGGTATCAGGGGTTTGCCAAGCGTCACGCGGGGGCTTGTACGCCCACCAAGAAGCCGCGCAAGCAGCCATTAGCTCCAGACGAAAAGCAGCATAATCGGGCATTAGCCAAACTGCGGGTGCGAGTCGAGCATGTGATTCGTCGCTTCAAGGTGTTTCGCATCTTCTCAGGACGCTACCGCAATCGAAGGCGGCGATTTGGCTTGCGCTTGAACTTGATTGCGGGACTGCTCAACTACGAACTGGCACATCCCTCCTGATTCGTGCAGGAGGTCTATTGAAAAGTATCGTCTGTCTGGAAAATTTAACCCCGATCAGGAAAACAGCAAATCCTTTGAAAAATCTGTGCGGCGAACAATCCGAATGCTGCCGTTCATCACGTATGCGACCTCTGGCTGGTACTGGCTCGGCGGAGTTTCTGGGGCACGTGCCATCAGATCGCCAATCCGGATTTGAGTCGGTTCCATCCGAAGCGCCATGACTAAACAGCGCATGTTGCCAGAAGCCCCTGCCTGTACTACGCCCCGCAGCGTTCCCCAGACCAGCACATCTCCGTCGGCAATAATGCTGCTGCCCGGATTCACGTCGCCCAGCACAACCACCGTGCCCGGATGCCGGATTTCTACGCCCGAACGAACGGTCGTTTCCAGGTACAGCGGCTCTGCCAAAGCCTGCCCGCTTTCTTCCGAGGACTGGCTTAATCGGGCGATCGGCGTCTGTTGCTCCACCGAGATTCCGATCGTGGCGGCGGCAACGGCGGTCTGTCTACGGCTGGTATAAACCCGCTTTAGCTCCAGGTCAGACTCGCTGAGAACATCGGCGATCGCTTGCAGTTGACGCGCATCCAGGAGGCGATCGCGGGCGATCACATGAACCGGAGTTTTGGGTTGCCAGAATCGCTCTCCGGCGTTTAACCGTTGCTTTAACTGCTGCCAAACATCCGTCCAGGACGTTGCGGAACCGGGTATATCGAGTTCCGGCGGCAAAAGCAGCAAGAGTCGCCCATTCTCCCCTTTAAGGCGAACCTGGGGCACTTCCTTGGCATCCGGATTGGGAGCGGCATTTTGCAAATGGGGGATTTAGAGGGCGATGCAAGACATAAAATTTGACCTTCATACTTTGATGCAGCAACCTCAGTTTAGTTTTCTCAGGCGACGGTAGACCTCCGCAAGCGCCGATCGATCGCCCACATTGCCGGGGAACAGGACGACGGGGAGTTGGGGGAAGCGGGAATGATCGTCGGGGGTGCGGACGACGGAAACGCCGGGGAGGATTTGCCCCAACAGGCGAGCGGTGGTGAGTGCTAGTCCAGTGCTGAGGGTGTCGTTGGAGGTGATACCGCCTTTGCTAATCAGGAAGCCGATCGTCTCAGGCAGTCCCTTCTCGATGTCCATCAGCAGGGTAGAAACAGCAACGCCGAAGTCCAGGCGGGTTTGAATGTCGGGGAAGGTGAGTTCCTGGCGACTGGTATAAACGACGGGCGTTTTGCCTGCGGTGTGTGCTTCGTAGACGCGATCGAGGGTGCGCTGAAGCAGGTCGGCACGTTCGACGGCGGATTCTTCAAGCAGATGCACCACGTCTACTTCGATCGCCTCTGTGCCGGGCGCTTTCAGGAGGTCTTCGAGCTGTTCAGTGGTTTTCTTAACGTGGGAACCGACGATGACCGCTCCGGGCTTTCCGTCTCGCACATAGGCTGCCATGTCTTCCGGCGCGACGGATTGGGGGGGAAGGGCGGCGAGGGCGGTTAACAGGCTGGCGGCACTGCGGAAGAGGAATCGCTTGCCCTGACTGGCGGCTTGCAGCACATCGGCAGCAAACTGGTTTAGATCTGCCTGCGTCTCGGCATCGACTGCCACGCACTGATTGTTTTGCATCTGCATCAGGCGATCGAGCGTTCCCGATCGAATATCCGACAGCAAAAAGCGATCGACTTGGTTAGCGGCAATCCGTCCCTTCGTTTTTTCCTCTACATAGTCGGGCAGGTAGCTATGCTGGTAGCCGAAGACTGAATCTTTGGCGAATTCCGTTTCGTGTACCGGAGTGGGAACCCCATTGACGACCAGATAATGAATACTGTCGCGGGTGAAGCGTCCGCCCTCAAAGAAGGCTGGCGTCAGAAAATGGGCATCAAACGAACCTAGCTCCTCGGCGATCGCATCTGTCTCGATCGGGTAATGTCCGCGCAGCGTGGAGTCCGATCGGCTGACGACCAGAAAGTCTGTGATGCCTTCCTGGGCAATTGCCTGCTTAAGGTTCTGGCAAACTTCCCGCGTAGTGGAGAGGGCTTTTTCTGGGGGGAGGGCGCGGGTGTTGGTCAGCACAAAGAAGATGGGGGATTCGTCGGCTAAGCCCGATCGCAGCGTTTCAACGTCCCACTTCATCAGCAGCAAACAGCTATGGACGGTCTGTGACCCGGTTGGATCATCGTCCAGCACAACGATTTTGGGCTTTGAGGTGGGCTTTGAGGTCATAGCGGTTCTTGTTGCGTAGAGGGTTTGTCGCGTAGAGCAGGTTTTATTATCTCGTGAATTGGGAGGTGGGGAGTGGGGAGTGGGGAGTGGGGAGGAGTAGCGGTCTTTAGAACATCAAAACATTCTCTGAGACTTCGCTGGGAGTTTGGATGGCTTAGGGGAAAGATGAGAAAAAATGATGGAAATGGGGTTGGGTGGGCAAACTGGGGAAAGGTCTGTTTGGGAAGGCGATGTTTGATGAAGTTTCCTTGTGAATTCTTTGTGGATAATTCTTCGTGGATGCCGTTCAACCCTCTGCTTTAGAGCTATCATCTCTGTCAATTGACCTGATCAGGCAGGATGCTAAGGCTCTGGCGATCGGTTAAGATTCCCGAACTGGTGTTTCCGATATTTTTTAGTATGGGAAATTGGTCGCGTATTATCCGCGCATAATCAGGGACAGCGCAAGTTTACACAAGAGGTTGCAGAAGGCATGGGGCAACTGGACGATCGATCAGAAGAAAGGGTATCAGAGGCATTGCGCCGTTCCAGCGACGCGGAGGATTTGCTGCAAACGATGACGCAGGATCTTCGCAGCCTTCAGCAAGACCTGATTGCCCAAATGAGTCAAGACATTCGCCGCTTGCAGGCGGAGAAATCGCGTCTGCTCAACGATATTGAGAAGCTACAAAACCAGCAGCAAATGCTGGAATCCCAGTATGAAGTTGCGCTCTCTCGCCATCAACTCGCCCAGCAGCAAGCCTGGGCAAAGCAACTTGCCCTCACGCTGGCAAACCATCTCCACGCCGCCCTGAGCCAGCGACTCAATCAAATGGTGACGGTGCCACAGGAGGGTTCTGGTTCTAGCCTGCCGCAGATATCGGGAGGTGGGGCGATCGAGCCTGCGGAAACCCAGCGCCTGCTGGTATCTCTGGATGAAACCGTGAACCGCACCTTTGCCACCCTGAAGCACGATCTGTCGAGCTATGAGAGTGCCCTGTCGCAGCAGATCGATCGGATGCACAATCTGGGTCAGCAGGGTGAAGTAATTCTGGAAGTGCTGATCAAGCGGATTACGCAGCAGCTTCAAGTTGAGATGGCGCGGGGGAGTGTGCGTCCTGCCAGTCCTTCTGCGACTCGTGAAACTCCCCTGTCCGGCAATCTACCGGGGGATCTAGCAGGGAATCTACCCGGCAATCTATCCGGTAATCCGGTCATGCCGCCGAGCCTGCCGCCCACGGATCTTCCGCCGAACCCCAATTCCAACACGTTTGAGCAGGGGAATTCCTTCGAGCAGGGCAATCCCTTTGGGCAGGTCGCTCCTAATCCCTTTGAGCAGTTTGAACAGGTTGAACAGAGCGAAGCCCCGTTTCGAGAAGAGGAGTCTGAGCCGTCAGAGGAAGCTGAACTTCTCCCACCCCTTTCCCCAGAGCCGCATCCGGTCATCCCTCGTTCCCGTGGTCGCCGCCTGTCTCAGTTTCAGTTGGGGCTGGTGCTCATTCTGCTCTCAACGCTGGCTCTGTCCCTGCATAACGTATTGGTGGGCATTGTGGGGAATCCAAGTCGGCTGTTTGGCTTAATCCCGATCGGTGG from Leptolyngbya ohadii IS1 includes the following:
- the minD gene encoding septum site-determining protein MinD is translated as MSRIIVMTSGKGGVGKTTCTANLGMALAQRGHKVVVIDADFGLRNLDLLLGLENRIVFTAIEVLAGECRLDQALVKDKRQPNLALLPAAQNRTKESVTPEQMKKLVGALAKVFNYIIIDSPAGIEMGFLNAIAAAKEAIVVTTPEVAAVRDADRVVGLLEANDIKKMHLIVNRIRPAMVEQDMMMSVKDVQEILAIPLIGVVPDDEKVIVSTNRGEPLVLSDTPSLAAAAYANIVRRLDGEEVPFLDLTVPQEDLLSRILRMFRPSRK
- the minC gene encoding septum site-determining protein MinC → MQNAAPNPDAKEVPQVRLKGENGRLLLLLPPELDIPGSATSWTDVWQQLKQRLNAGERFWQPKTPVHVIARDRLLDARQLQAIADVLSESDLELKRVYTSRRQTAVAAATIGISVEQQTPIARLSQSSEESGQALAEPLYLETTVRSGVEIRHPGTVVVLGDVNPGSSIIADGDVLVWGTLRGVVQAGASGNMRCLVMALRMEPTQIRIGDLMARAPETPPSQYQPEVAYVMNGSIRIVRRTDFSKDLLFS
- a CDS encoding four-carbon acid sugar kinase family protein, translating into MTSKPTSKPKIVVLDDDPTGSQTVHSCLLLMKWDVETLRSGLADESPIFFVLTNTRALPPEKALSTTREVCQNLKQAIAQEGITDFLVVSRSDSTLRGHYPIETDAIAEELGSFDAHFLTPAFFEGGRFTRDSIHYLVVNGVPTPVHETEFAKDSVFGYQHSYLPDYVEEKTKGRIAANQVDRFLLSDIRSGTLDRLMQMQNNQCVAVDAETQADLNQFAADVLQAASQGKRFLFRSAASLLTALAALPPQSVAPEDMAAYVRDGKPGAVIVGSHVKKTTEQLEDLLKAPGTEAIEVDVVHLLEESAVERADLLQRTLDRVYEAHTAGKTPVVYTSRQELTFPDIQTRLDFGVAVSTLLMDIEKGLPETIGFLISKGGITSNDTLSTGLALTTARLLGQILPGVSVVRTPDDHSRFPQLPVVLFPGNVGDRSALAEVYRRLRKLN
- a CDS encoding EamA family transporter → MGQLDDRSEERVSEALRRSSDAEDLLQTMTQDLRSLQQDLIAQMSQDIRRLQAEKSRLLNDIEKLQNQQQMLESQYEVALSRHQLAQQQAWAKQLALTLANHLHAALSQRLNQMVTVPQEGSGSSLPQISGGGAIEPAETQRLLVSLDETVNRTFATLKHDLSSYESALSQQIDRMHNLGQQGEVILEVLIKRITQQLQVEMARGSVRPASPSATRETPLSGNLPGDLAGNLPGNLSGNPVMPPSLPPTDLPPNPNSNTFEQGNSFEQGNPFGQVAPNPFEQFEQVEQSEAPFREEESEPSEEAELLPPLSPEPHPVIPRSRGRRLSQFQLGLVLILLSTLALSLHNVLVGIVGNPSRLFGLIPIGGFIKLNGFGSSLLILWLRMLVVVPLMVWLAPKLHQHTWYEIRGFFQSKDRLLLGSVLGSGFFLFLSQVLIYIAIGQIGPGVAVTILFMYPLATVPLAWALFGDRPTRLRLIVMAAILSGVIFTAAPKMAASAEVSWNGVITAVCSGIAFALYLISMQISFRKLHPVPVSVIQFASIFIFSSISLIVLGVEVAPTNRVGLAIGGLLLGALTLVGYLLNNFGVRLMGAARASIIAASGPALTAFLAFLLTPGRQTALQSVQILGILIVTLGVTALSFEKLLPQNRSVRQVKPSS